tgtgacgcAGCTGAAGTTACTCCGGAGCTTCCTTCATACTTTTCCTATAAGGCAAACAGAGTTGTGCCGCAATCagcaaatttattttcaaaCAATAGAGGCGCGCCGGGTAGCCAGTTGGACAGGAAACCTGGGCTACAGCGCAGGAACACGCTCAGCGCGCAGCCAAATATTACTGAACTCCCTGTGTTTGGCTTTCGGCTACACCGAGAAATAAGCATCAGTACGGTAACGTTTTATAAAAGCCAGTTATTGTTGGCACGTTACGTTGCTATTTGGCAAAAAAAGCGCGTCTTTGCGCCTGTGTAAACGTAATCCGATTTAAATGACTAATCCCACAGTTCTAATGGAGAATTTGGAAACAAAGTCACGTCCTGTCAGCAGTGCGCTACAACACGTGCGGCCGAAACGCCAGACGCAGCAAAAAGAGGAGGCTGTTGAGTGTTTGGGCAGAGAGATGACCAGCCAAACTGACGGTGCCGCTCTGTTCATTCAACAGACCACCAAAACCGTCCGATGGCCCGACCGCAGTAACGGCATCAGAGGACAGCGGGGGAGATCCACCACCCGTGTGTGCCACTGGAGCGCAAACATCCCGTTTGAACCGCGAGTCAACTGGAGGAGGAGAACCGGATTCGCCTTCCTGGGCCAGAACCCCGACGAGCTTTGCGGCTTATCAGAGCAGAACAATATTTCGCTTCCCTCGCCGTTCCTCCAGTGGATATTTTTCCATGGAGTGCGACTCGATGCCGAGCTCCCCGCTCTCCCCGAAGCCAATGATGGCTGACAAAGCGATACAGACCCCAAGCCTCTCAAGCCAGGTGCTAACGCACGCCCTGCAGCGCATGGGTGAAGTACGCGACGAAGGACCGGAGACGAACCAACAACAGGGTGAGCACAGACAGTTCATTTATAACTGCTCCATTATTGTGAGTGTACGCACGTGGAAGAGCTTGAAGTGCCTTTTTATAAAACCATTTCACAAGTAATGGTGTGACAAACTGAGATGCTGGAGCTCTATTTGGAAAAGAAAGGTTGCTAAACTTACCACAATACCGCAATagttttcaacttttttcaTGCGCACAATAAAGTTTAATAGGGTCACAATAAAGAATGCAAATGAAAGTGTACGAATTTGTCTAAATACCTGAAGCACATGCTAATACTCCCCATATGTGGGTGAAATTTTGACCTGACTCAGTCAATACAGGCTGCTCTGGATGTCAAACCTGGCTGTCACTGCTGTGTGGGTGTGCAGCTCAATATGAAACTAGATAGGAGCTCAGAAGTAGCTCCATCACGTTTCCTCTAGCAAAGATTCGGGGCTTTGGGTGGCTGACGATGTTGAGTGTTAACAATGATAGtaaaaagatgaacaaaaacataCTCAGGATGTTTTCCTATCTAGTTTCGTACTTAATATGTTTTTGCTCTCCCCCTTTTCTCACTCCACAGCTTACTCATGAGGGAGGGTAGTTTTTCCACTAATCTGATGAGCTATGCTTGCTATTCTCTCATGAGTAAGGctgttgcatttttgtttttgagatTTTGATTTATTGACTGCTAACCCGCTACTCTGTTGGCCCTTAAGGAGAAATCCAACAAATCCAGGTAGAAACATGCTTATATAAAACACACTAATGACTCCTCCGTGCTGCTAAATCCAATTCTGCTGCTTCCCTGTTTTCATTCCACTGTAGTAGTACTTTGTTTCCTGATGAGTAATGCCTATTGCCTTTGAGTGTGTTAAAGCTTACTAAACCCCACACGATACATTTGAATAACACTCCCAGGCCTCATTTAACAGGAAACTATTGACTTGTTTATACAAAGGGTTCATGTTGGTTATAACATTGTGGGCAGATGATTTTCTATTGCAAAAAACAGCTGCTATGTTAACAACTTGTATTCACATTAGTTTTAATCATACTTCAAAGTCTTAATCCCACCCTTACCCTCTAAGTGTTTTTCATTCTCATCTCCACATTGGTGGTCTGGTGGAGACAAGCACATAATGATGCAATGAGTGATGTATCACATACTATGAGAATGAGTCGGGCATCTGTTAGGCATTGTTAGTCCTGATATTGGGTTGTTTTAGAATTTGTCCTGACTCATGGCTAAACTAACAGGGCCATGCCCAagaatgtgtgtatttgtgtactaTGACACACAATGTAGGAACCTGTCAGTGAACCTGAAGAAAGAAAGTTCTGCCTCGCCTAATGGTTTTCAAGTTTATATTCTTGGCAGTATTTTTATTAGTTAAGCTTAAAATGCTATGAAAGACTCATCAACCAGTATTTCAAAAAAAGGTAAATACATCTGTACTCTTAAAGACGCTGACTACTCAAACTAAGCATTATTTAGCGTTTACCAAATGTCGCTTGGTAAACTTGCAGGTGAAATGCATGTGTGAAACCcaaacactgagcactggctaaGAATTATTTTTGGTAATGGAATCTTTCTGGTTTCAGTGTGTAGTCCAAAAAGTACTGGACAGTCACTGTCCAGTACTTTTTGGACTACACACTGAAACCAGAAAGTACTGGACAGTCACATTTAAGTGGGCTTTGTTTGCATGCATAAAAGATggtttgaaaagtgaagccagcatagaaatgccttaaacctgcattcttttgaACGGCCAGCAGGGGCGCCACTCCCCTGGTCAGCAAAAGACTTCTAGTTGTACAGTATAAAAGCTTATGTGGGAAACTGACCCTCAGTTTTCTTGCTCTTTAACCTCAGTAAAGACTTTCCTAATGAGTTACGGGAATTGCCAAAATCATTTTGGAAATTGTGGTCAATATCAAAATCAAAAAGAAGGACCATCCTGGGTATTCTCATTGGTTAGTGATATATTAATCACAAGTATGAATGACAGCGAGCATGTGGTGTCcccagtttcacagtcagatccatCCATTGCTCGTTGCATCTGGTTTGAAAACACCAAGAGGTTGAGAATGAAAATGTTCCGTTCTAGGATTCATAACAGGACTCCACTAACCAGTGTGAGACATCTTGGTGACAGTCAGTCTTTTAGACAGTCTATGGTTGCatgctgctaaaaaaaatatgtgtatgAACAGCAATAGCGAATGCAGtatattttatatgtattcATTGTTGTATTGTAAACAGTGACTGGCACAGGAAGTCTTTTCATTGATACACAATATCCATTATTTGGATGCCAGAAGCCACTGGCTGTTCCCCCAGAGACTATGTCATCTGATAATTTGGGATGCTGAAAAAGCTGACAATCGAACCACTTTAGTTCAAAGTGGAAtctaacatgctttttttttttttaaccattgagGAGGTGACATTATCTATgcgtaaaataaacattaatgtAAATCATCAGTTTTATCAGTAACACATGCACATAATCTTTTTGTGCCACCGTTGAACATAAATATGCAAATAGGAAACACCAAACTGCAGCCTTATCTGCTTTCACTGGAATCAGATTTTTCCACATGGGCACTAATGATTCAGGAGGGCATCTCAAAAACAGTCCAATGAATCAAACTGCAGGTTTGAAAACCACTTTCCCAGTGAAGCTGAACTCCACTCCACAAAGTTAGCTTTGGAACACCGTGTTATTATGAGAGTATGacagatggtttaaaaaaaaaaaaaaaagtgggatcATGTAACTGCAGCAGAACTTCACGTTTCTGCAAATTCTGCCAATTTTTCTTCCTTATTAAATACTTTGTAATACCATTAGCCAGAGTGGAATTTGTACCAAGTACCAAGACGGAGATGAGGACCAGGCTGTAGATATTTGTTAGCTTGCCACTTCTCAGATGACTCTTTTCATAGTTTAGCCTCCACCAACAGTGGTGGTGATTCGGCCTCAGGTCATTCCAGGGTGTGAAATACTGCTGTTCCTCAGATGCTGCTATTCTCATACAAAAAATGCCTTGGCTGCAGTAGTATTGTGTTCAGAGAGATAATGGTTCACTGCAAAGCTGCAAAGTCTACGTTAGGATGTTGGAGGGGTGCTGGTGGCATTTAGgagctttgtgttttgtgctttgttaCCCTGCCCCCGGAGGCAGAAAAAGGTTTTGGTTTTGGtatgttttcctctttgtttgttaacagtattacagcaaaactaccagtcCGATCCATACCTAATTTGCATGAAAGATATCGAGTGaccccaacaccactggattAAAGTTTTACCGTAATCGGGTCAAGGTCGgaggtcaagtttttctgaaaatcttgtgaacacaaTAACTTGGGAACTGTGTGACCTagcatgttcaaattcacagaaTAGATCCATGTACTATAAAGCTCAGACAAGTTTGAATATCggcgaccttgacctcaaggtaaaggtcaaaggtcaagttttctgaaaatcttgttaATAACCTGTGATAACCCTTGTGATAATccttgaattcaggtgtttttaatCTCATTGCCACAGGTGCATAAATtgaagcacctagccatgcagtctttCTTTACAAAcacttgtgaaagaatgggttgttcTAAAGAGCTCGCTGAATTTGTGCATCGATGTCATTGTtacaacaagtcagtttgtgaaatttcttccatcCTAGATACTCCACAATtaactgtaagtggtattattgcaaagtgaaagcattaggaaccacagcaactcagccacaaagtggcagaccacGTAAAGCTACAAACCGGGGTCACCAAAGGCAGAGGTACATGGTGTGTAAAAGTCACCTTCACCAATAACTGCAGTTagtaactgcagagttccaaacctcctctgataTTAACATCAGCAGAAAAactgtgtgctgggagcttcatggcttGGCTTTCTATGgcgagcagctcctgtaggtgtaatgtgtaggtgacccagtacttttgtccatatagtatATCTGACAAGTGTAGATTGATGGCCACATTTCTGTTAGCATCATACGTGGTCCTCTGGCTTCAGTGAAGTGACACACTATCTGTATCTGTGAGATGCCAGCAGCTTTTACAAAGCAGCAGTATGTGATGCTCTCAGAATGCCAGTAGGCTGATACTGAAAATTGGTGTACTTTCCCTTTTAAGGAGTTAACAAATCAAATGAGGTGTAGGCACTGAagtattaaaaatgttaattgcCTGTTACTTAGGAGGTTCAGTTGATGCTAGAAGACAAGAAAATAATTTATCAAAAGAGTGTAAAATGAAATTGAACTGATTTAATTGacaattgaaaaaaaacaaaaaaaaaacaaaagcagacaaaatTTTAACTGatacaaaacaggaagtgtaagCAATGAGCTTAGATTATATCGTGGCATAAACTATTTCCAAATGTTAAGATTAAAATGTTATGCCATTATTGTTTCATAAACATTGTATCTCATTACAAAACATCCATCTGTCATCCTTGTATACAGATGctcatatttcatttttctcacaTTAGGGTTAAAGTATTTTTATTGGTTTTCACAGCCTggatcctgtttttatttttgctgtttattttgatctaaacaaagaagaaagaagtgCCACCTTCAGCAAAACTGGTCTAAAATAGTGCTGCAGTGGGCTTGTTTACATCAGCGCAACTTGCAAACAGAAGACTCACACTTTTAGCTGTGATGCTGTTGGCTAAAGTTGCCTATCCTGTTGCTTGGTAACAAGCAAAACTTCACCATGAGGATAAAaattggcaaaaaaacaaacaaaaacaaaaaaataacagctaacagaGTAAATGCCCTCACAGTGCTAGAGCAGTGGAAGTAAAATAAATCTACTGTGGAATAATGCTGTTCAAATTGTGTGGTTACATTTAAGTTCAACCCTCTCTGTTTACATCTCAGCTTTAATCCCTCTGTGTTTCTGAAcgtagttttatttttcaaataacaAAGTAATCTCCTGAGGCTGAAATAAAACTTCCGAAAGCCTCAGCATATTCTTCGCTTTGTATGTATggctattcttttttttataatagCAGTGATTTGCTCCACTGATTGCCTTGTGACTCTTTATTCTCTTTCACTGTATTCAGACAGACAACATAGCAGACAAAACAGACcagtccatgtgtgtgtgtgtgtgtgtgtgtgtgtgtgtgcgtgtggttaCATGTTGTTTATTAAGTAAGCAACTCAAAATAGGGCTCAGCATGTGTGTTTAGTAGCCAAAATAGGCTTGCAGATCTTTTGTAAGATGCAGACAGAAAACTTTTG
This is a stretch of genomic DNA from Archocentrus centrarchus isolate MPI-CPG fArcCen1 chromosome 15, fArcCen1, whole genome shotgun sequence. It encodes these proteins:
- the bcl2l11 gene encoding bcl-2-like protein 11 → MYLSRPPKPSDGPTAVTASEDSGGDPPPVCATGAQTSRLNRESTGGGEPDSPSWARTPTSFAAYQSRTIFRFPRRSSSGYFSMECDSMPSSPLSPKPMMADKAIQTPSLSSQVLTHALQRMGEVRDEGPETNQQQGHSPSPSRTRQQNAAGDMQAENFGRRLRTIGDEYNQLLLQRRAPRAPVVLLPNILPHIHQEPITLVCVGLLLILIGRWMYLQGSMNSQDHAQV